Within the Catalinimonas niigatensis genome, the region GGTTGCTTGCATACGATATAGGCATCTTTGTACTGGAAGTCTACCTTCTGACCATCATACTTAATGGTCGGAAAATAGTGGGTATTGTCTTCATTACGGCGGAAGTGAAAAAGTACGGTAGCTTTTTCTTTGAGTACTTCTACTTCTTTACCTACAGGCTCACCATCATTGCTCATTTCAAACAGACGTTTTCCTTTGAGCAAAGGGAGAATATGTGCACGAATTTTTTCCAGGTAATCTTCTATTTCCTGACGGAGCTGCTGGTTTTTCTCGCTGTTTCCTTCATAAATTTTGTAGAAAAACTCCGGGGTCTTGATCTTCTTCTTGTGAAACTTATTGATCACAGCCTCCTGCTGCATGGTATCCATAAGCTGAATCAGCTCATAATCTTCTTCTGAAAGTTCACAGGCAAACTCATGCGCATTTTTAGAAGAGATATTCTGATGTTCAAAGGTAAATTCTCCACGATCATCGAGCTGCACGGCAAAAGACTCAAAGAGGTGGCCTAGATATTCGTGCAGATAAAGAGAGTATATAATTCTAAATGGTCGTTCGGTGGAAACTTTCATATAAAAAAGTGGCCAAGGTTGATAGCAAATTAACCGTAAAAGTACGGATGCACTTTTACTTAATTAATAAATCTACAAAAAATCTTTGACTTCTGTACGAGCTGCGATACTTGCAGGGCGATAGGATGCTAAAAAAGTAATAATTGTGATACTAACTGCTGTAAAAAAGAAATCTGAAAACTGCATTTTCACCGGGTAAGCATCAACAATCGCTGTCTGCATACCCATAGACACCAGGCCGAAGGTTTGCTGAGTCCAGCAGATAATGAATCCCACTGTCAAGCCACTGATGGTTCCTATAAAGGCAATAATTGCCCCTTCATTTAGAAATACGGACCGTACTACCTTCTTATTGGCTCCCATAGCAATGAGCATGGCAATATCTTTTTTCTTATCTATGGCCAGCATAGAAAGTGAAAAAAAGATGTTGAAAGACGCAACGGCTAGAATAAAAGAAAAAGTTAGGTAAACAAAAAGCTTTTCTATCTTGATAGCCCTGAGCAAGCTCTCATGCTGTTCGTCACTGTTCAATACTTTCAAATGATTTCCCAATGTCTCTTGCAAACGATCCTGCACCCGGTTGATGCTTTCCTCATCAGTCGTTTTGATTTCAAGGGCCGTTCTTTTTCCGGTGTAATCAAAAAGGTTAGCCGCAAAATCTAAGGGGACAATTACATAGTTGGCATCAAACTGCTTCTCTATGGCAAACACTCCTCCCGGCATGATATTGCGCCGCTTGAAGTAGCGCGTCATGGGATCAGGGTTAAAGCCAGATTCCGTTTCCCGTTTAGGACTAAAGACCTGCAGGGCATAAAAATCATTGGAAGGAGAGACTGAAAGTGTATACTGGACTCCCCTTCCCAGGATTGCGAAGTTTTTTCCCTCTTTCTCCAGAATCAACTCACCATGCACCATAGCTTTATTCAGCCGGTCCTGGGCTACAAAATTCTCGCTCACTCCTTTCAACTTCACCACCATCTGAGCGTCCTGATAACGTACCAGCGCATTATCTTCAATAACTTCTGTCACCAGAGAAACGCCTTCCAACTGCTGGATGACATTGATTAATGAATCACTGACGTCAAAAGATTTACCAGTCTGGGGTACAATCTTAATCTCCGGATCAAAGGTATTGTAAGACTCACGAATGAGATCTTCCAGACCATTGAAGACTGAGAGTACTACAACCAGCGCCATGGTGCCAATCGCTACTCCTATCATGGAGATGTTGGAAATGACCTGTATGAAGTTCTTTTTGTTCTTGGACCGAAAATACCGTCTCGCAATCAGTAGGGATAAGTTCAATGCTTTGTTTTACGCTTGGTTAAACATTATTCGTGTGCATCATTTGAACTGTCGCCTTCTTCGGGCGGAATATTCAAGTCAGAAAGTATTTTATCAATACGGGCGGCATGATCAGCGCTATCGTCCAGGAGGAAAATCAACTCCGGCACTACTCGTACCTGCTTGCCAATACGATTACCCAATTGCCGACGTACTTCCCCCTTCTTCATATTGACCATGTCCATCAGTTCCTGTTGCTTATCACTCAACATAAAACTCAGGTATATTCTGGCCACACTTAGGTCGGCACTCATGTCTACTCTGGTTACTGTAATAAAGGTATGTGAGCCTACCAATGATGCTCCATTCCGCTGAAATATCTCACTCAAGTCTTTCTGAATCAAACTTGAGAATTGTTTCTGCCTTTTGCTCTCTTTCATATCACTGCCAAATTACATCTAAATATGATAATTTATCGCTAATTTCATAAAATAGTACAGATCATTGCGAATACCAAAGCGTATTACTTTTTTTGCAATCAGCGCTTAATTCCTTCAATAGTTAAATTCTAAACTCTTTGCTAAGCTACTTCAGAGTGAATGATCCTTACCGCATGTTAGGGATCTTCGTATTGCTGGTCCTGATCAGATTGCCCTTTCTTATATCTGACGTGCCCCTTATTCTGCCAGAACTTAACTGGATGCTGGTAGGAGAAAAACTTTCCGAGGGCAGCCGTTTATACATTGGCGTATGGGATAACATTGGCCCTCTTGCTGCACTTATCTATAGTCTGATTGAGCTTATCTTTAACCGAAGCCAGACAGTCTATGTTTTGCTGGCTATTGTACTTACTACCTATCAGGCCTTGGTTTTCAACACTTTCCTGATTAATAAGAAAGCTTTTAACGAAACCACCTATGTGCCGGCTTTTCTTTACGTGATCCTTAGTAGTTTTTCTTTTGATTTTTATGTCCTCTCGCCGGTACTTCTTTCTCTTACCTGGATACTACTGGCACTTCGCAACGTGTTTTACCGGGTAGAAAGCCGTTCTCAAGACGATCGTATCCTTAGTACAGGTATTTACATTGGCCTGGCTATACTTTGTTATCTGCCCAGTATCATTTTTCTTTTCTCTACTATTATTGCCTACATGTTGTTTGCCAGTGTATCTTTCCGGCGATATCTTTTATTATTGTATGGGACCTCCCTTCCTATTCTTATTACGCTTACCTATTTTTTTCTTGTGGATGGGGTGGATGCTTTTTTGTACCAGTATCTTTTATCTTTCAAATATTTAAGCCGGGAGTTTTTTATTCAGCCGCTTCCTTTGCTTTACCTTAGCGTAGTACCTTTGGGGTTTTTGGTGCTTGCTTTATACAAAGTAAGCCAGATGCGCCGCTTTACCAACCAGCAAACCAAGCTACAGCAAATCATGTTTATCAAGATTATTGCTACTGCTGTCACACTTTTCTTTGTAAATGGCCTGGCGCCTTACCATCTTTTGCCCTTTGTACCCCCTGCAGCATTCTTCATTACCCATTATCTGCTGTCTATCCGCAGGTTTATCTTCTCTGAGCTTACTACTGCATTGCTGGTAATACTGGTAATACTCAACGGCTATGCTTTCTTGCATGGTTTTTTCTCTCTCCACAGGATTTTCAATACTGCGGAGCTACAGGCACAACAAACTCCTTATGATGAACAGGTGAGAGGGAAAAAAATTCTGGTATTGGGAGATCAGTTAAGTATTTACCATGAAGCTTATGTTTCTACTCCATATCTGGATTGGCAGCTTGCTCAAAGTGCTCTTTCTTCTGTAGACTACTTTGAGAACTTAACTCAGATTTATAATAACTTTAGCAAAGATATGCCTGAAGTGATTATTGATCTGGAAAGCATTATGCCCCAACTACAGAGCCGTATTCCACTATTAGAAGTCTCTTATCAAAAGCAGCCGGGTAGTAACGAGATTTATACACTTATACCCAAAGACTGACTAACAGGATATTTTTGATACTCTTCGTCCATGCCTGCCTCCTTCAAAATCGGTATGCAGAAAGATATCCGCCATCTGCACCGCCAATTCCTGGCTTACAAAGCGCTCCGGCACGCAAAGAACATTCGCGTTGTTATGCTGACGTGAAAGTGCTGCCAGTTCTTCGTTCCAGCAGATA harbors:
- the rbfA gene encoding 30S ribosome-binding factor RbfA, yielding MKESKRQKQFSSLIQKDLSEIFQRNGASLVGSHTFITVTRVDMSADLSVARIYLSFMLSDKQQELMDMVNMKKGEVRRQLGNRIGKQVRVVPELIFLLDDSADHAARIDKILSDLNIPPEEGDSSNDAHE
- a CDS encoding ABC transporter permease, which encodes MNLSLLIARRYFRSKNKKNFIQVISNISMIGVAIGTMALVVVLSVFNGLEDLIRESYNTFDPEIKIVPQTGKSFDVSDSLINVIQQLEGVSLVTEVIEDNALVRYQDAQMVVKLKGVSENFVAQDRLNKAMVHGELILEKEGKNFAILGRGVQYTLSVSPSNDFYALQVFSPKRETESGFNPDPMTRYFKRRNIMPGGVFAIEKQFDANYVIVPLDFAANLFDYTGKRTALEIKTTDEESINRVQDRLQETLGNHLKVLNSDEQHESLLRAIKIEKLFVYLTFSFILAVASFNIFFSLSMLAIDKKKDIAMLIAMGANKKVVRSVFLNEGAIIAFIGTISGLTVGFIICWTQQTFGLVSMGMQTAIVDAYPVKMQFSDFFFTAVSITIITFLASYRPASIAARTEVKDFL
- a CDS encoding DUF6427 family protein gives rise to the protein MNDPYRMLGIFVLLVLIRLPFLISDVPLILPELNWMLVGEKLSEGSRLYIGVWDNIGPLAALIYSLIELIFNRSQTVYVLLAIVLTTYQALVFNTFLINKKAFNETTYVPAFLYVILSSFSFDFYVLSPVLLSLTWILLALRNVFYRVESRSQDDRILSTGIYIGLAILCYLPSIIFLFSTIIAYMLFASVSFRRYLLLLYGTSLPILITLTYFFLVDGVDAFLYQYLLSFKYLSREFFIQPLPLLYLSVVPLGFLVLALYKVSQMRRFTNQQTKLQQIMFIKIIATAVTLFFVNGLAPYHLLPFVPPAAFFITHYLLSIRRFIFSELTTALLVILVILNGYAFLHGFFSLHRIFNTAELQAQQTPYDEQVRGKKILVLGDQLSIYHEAYVSTPYLDWQLAQSALSSVDYFENLTQIYNNFSKDMPEVIIDLESIMPQLQSRIPLLEVSYQKQPGSNEIYTLIPKD